From a single Drosophila sulfurigaster albostrigata strain 15112-1811.04 chromosome 3, ASM2355843v2, whole genome shotgun sequence genomic region:
- the LOC133840581 gene encoding myeloid leukemia factor isoform X3: MKRKGNSLSRKSINENQEMNPNNHMNHHMNAMNMQMRSMNRLMNSFMPDPFSMLAPSPFDPGFQQGALMERSQQAMAPMGGGLFGFPPMPSFNRLLNGADMGATNGASFCQSNVMTVSTGPDGRPQIYQASSSTKTGPGGVRETRKTVQDSRTGVKKMAIGHHIGERSHIIEKEQDLRSGQLEERQEFINLDEEEAEQFDREFTTRANRGVMPHGGHRGGMRAIQAPVSSGSTVTIEPLDDDDDDDCVIQEPSHSGRPALPAPPTAPHSSIHPHPYAANHAAARRQQRLKHHHHHQGNGNGGTTEEATEPRIKSAKRSNKPQ, from the exons ATGAAACGAAAGGGAAATTCTCTAAGCAGGAAATCGATAAACGAGAATCAAGAAATGAATCCTAA CAATCACATGAACCATCACATGAACGCAATGAATATGCAAATGCGGTCAATGAATCGCTTGATGAATTCCTTTATGCCCGATCCGTTCAGTATGCTAGCTCCATCCCCATTTGATCCGGGATTCCAGCAAGGCGCCCTTATGGAACGCAGTCAACAGGCCATGGCTCCTATGGGCGGAGGACTCTTTGGTTTTCCTCCAATGCCTAGTTTCAATCGTTTGCTTAATGGTGCTG ATATGGGCGCTACTAATGGCGCTTCATTTTGTCAAAGCAACGTCATGACCGTATCAACTGGTCCGGACGGACGTCCTCAGATCTATCAGGCTAGTAGCAGCACCAAAACTGGGCCAGGCGGAGTGCGAGAGACACGCAAGACCGTTCAGGATTCGCGTACAGGTGTGAAGAAAATGGCCATTGGCCATCATATTGGCGAGCGCTCGCATATTATCGAAAAGGAGCAGGATCTACGCTCTGGCCAACTGGAGGAGCGTCAGGAATTCATCAATCTAGATGAGGAGGAGGCCGAGCAATTTGATCGCGAGTTCACAACGCGTGCCAATCGTGGAGTCATGCCACATGGTGGTCATCGCGGTGGCATGCGCGCTATACAGGCTCCAGTATCGAGCGGTTCGACTGTAACTATTGAGCCActggatgatgatgatgatgatgattgtgtGATCCAAGAACCATCGCACTCGGGTCGACCCGCATTGCCAGCGCCGCCAACAGCTCCACACAGCAG TATACATCCACATCCCTATGCTGCAAATCACGCAGCTGCACGCCGTCAACAGCGTCTGAagcaccatcaccatcaccaagGGAATGGCAATGGAGGAACAACAGAAGAAGCAACTGAGCCCCGTATCAAATCGGCGAAGCGGAGCAACAAACCTCAATAA
- the LOC133840584 gene encoding trypsin alpha-3, which produces MSRLGLIVLGLLSLVVFINGAAISTHIVGGTEADIGNFPYQVSVRLETYMLLHICGGSIYAPRVVLTAAHCIKGRFASYIRIVAGQNSIADLEEQGVKVTKLIYHTGYNKKTHVNDVGLIITTVPLTYSSLIQPIALAVDSTKAGTYAIVSGWGKRTEEDEALPALLRAVQVEIMDTNTCGAQYSTKDYTITEEMLCAGVEEGGKDACQGDSGGPLTVDGILVGIVSWGVGCAREGFPGVYTSVLPHTAWIEEQAAPYL; this is translated from the coding sequence ATGTCGCGTCTTGGATTAATCGTTTTGGGGCTGCTGTCCTTAGTTGTTTTCATTAATGGTGCCGCCATAAGTACTCATATTGTAGGTGGCACTGAGGCGGATATAGGTAACTTTCCGTACCAGGTGTCGGTGCGTCTAGAGACTTATATGTTGCTGCACATTTGTGGCGGTAGCATCTACGCTCCTCGAGTGGTCCTAACGGCTGCTCATTGTATCAAAGGACGATTCGCTTCATACATTCGCATCGTGGCCGGTCAGAATTCCATTGCCGATCTGGAGGAGCAGGGTGTGAAAGTTACCAAATTGATTTATCATACGGGTTATAATAAAAAGACCCATGTGAATGACGTTGGCTTAATTATAACTACGGTGCCACTTACATACTCCAGCCTCATACAGCCCATTGCCTTGGCTGTCGACTCAACCAAGGCGGGCACATATGCCATCGTTAGTGGTTGGGGTAAGCGCACAGAGGAGGATGAAGCACTTCCAGCCCTACTACGCGCGGTTCAAGTGGAAATTATGGACACGAATACTTGTGGAGCGCAGTATTCGACCAAGGATTACACTATTACGGAAGAAATGTTGTGTGCTGGCGTTGAGGAGGGAGGCAAGGATGCTTGCCAAGGAGATTCGGGAGGACCACTGACTGTAGATGGCATTTTAGTTGGTATCGTTTCCTGGGGCGTTGGCTGTGCCCGCGAAGGTTTTCCCGGAGTGTACACCAGTGTATTGCCTCACACTGCTTGGATTGAAGAACAGGCAGCACCATACCTATAA
- the LOC133840581 gene encoding myeloid leukemia factor isoform X1, with amino-acid sequence MKRKGNSLSRKSINENQEMNPNNHMNHHMNAMNMQMRSMNRLMNSFMPDPFSMLAPSPFDPGFQQGALMERSQQAMAPMGGGLFGFPPMPSFNRLLNGADMGATNGASFCQSNVMTVSTGPDGRPQIYQASSSTKTGPGGVRETRKTVQDSRTGVKKMAIGHHIGERSHIIEKEQDLRSGQLEERQEFINLDEEEAEQFDREFTTRANRGVMPHGGHRGGMRAIQAPVSSGSTVTIEPLDDDDDDDCVIQEPSHSGRPALPAPPTAPHSSDTAATTSSPRRNAAIITNPAPSPTVYGVTNNNYLGGNGNASSSSRRAYLRNAQHLATPRRPLRTPSSSPLATVSSASHSIAGSPSIHPHPYAANHAAARRQQRLKHHHHHQGNGNGGTTEEATEPRIKSAKRSNKPQ; translated from the exons ATGAAACGAAAGGGAAATTCTCTAAGCAGGAAATCGATAAACGAGAATCAAGAAATGAATCCTAA CAATCACATGAACCATCACATGAACGCAATGAATATGCAAATGCGGTCAATGAATCGCTTGATGAATTCCTTTATGCCCGATCCGTTCAGTATGCTAGCTCCATCCCCATTTGATCCGGGATTCCAGCAAGGCGCCCTTATGGAACGCAGTCAACAGGCCATGGCTCCTATGGGCGGAGGACTCTTTGGTTTTCCTCCAATGCCTAGTTTCAATCGTTTGCTTAATGGTGCTG ATATGGGCGCTACTAATGGCGCTTCATTTTGTCAAAGCAACGTCATGACCGTATCAACTGGTCCGGACGGACGTCCTCAGATCTATCAGGCTAGTAGCAGCACCAAAACTGGGCCAGGCGGAGTGCGAGAGACACGCAAGACCGTTCAGGATTCGCGTACAGGTGTGAAGAAAATGGCCATTGGCCATCATATTGGCGAGCGCTCGCATATTATCGAAAAGGAGCAGGATCTACGCTCTGGCCAACTGGAGGAGCGTCAGGAATTCATCAATCTAGATGAGGAGGAGGCCGAGCAATTTGATCGCGAGTTCACAACGCGTGCCAATCGTGGAGTCATGCCACATGGTGGTCATCGCGGTGGCATGCGCGCTATACAGGCTCCAGTATCGAGCGGTTCGACTGTAACTATTGAGCCActggatgatgatgatgatgatgattgtgtGATCCAAGAACCATCGCACTCGGGTCGACCCGCATTGCCAGCGCCGCCAACAGCTCCACACAGCAG cgacacagcagcaacaacatcttcGCCTCGTCGCAACGCCGCAATTATCACAAACCCAGCGCCGTCACCCACAGTCTACGGCGTTACAAATAATAACTATTTgggcggaaacggaaatgcatcgtcgtcgtcgcgtcGCGCCTACCTGCGTAACGCACAACATTTGGCCACGCCCCGTCGCCCACTGCGAACACCTTCGTCATCACCGTTGGCCACAGTTTCCAGCGCTAGTCACAGCATTGCCGGCTCGCCAAG TATACATCCACATCCCTATGCTGCAAATCACGCAGCTGCACGCCGTCAACAGCGTCTGAagcaccatcaccatcaccaagGGAATGGCAATGGAGGAACAACAGAAGAAGCAACTGAGCCCCGTATCAAATCGGCGAAGCGGAGCAACAAACCTCAATAA
- the LOC133840581 gene encoding myeloid leukemia factor isoform X5 encodes MSLFGALMGDFDDDLGFMNNHMNHHMNAMNMQMRSMNRLMNSFMPDPFSMLAPSPFDPGFQQGALMERSQQAMAPMGGGLFGFPPMPSFNRLLNGADMGATNGASFCQSNVMTVSTGPDGRPQIYQASSSTKTGPGGVRETRKTVQDSRTGVKKMAIGHHIGERSHIIEKEQDLRSGQLEERQEFINLDEEEAEQFDREFTTRANRGVMPHGGHRGGMRAIQAPVSSGSTVTIEPLDDDDDDDCVIQEPSHSGRPALPAPPTAPHSSDTAATTSSPRRNAAIITNPAPSPTVYGVTNNNYLGGNGNASSSSRRAYLRNAQHLATPRRPLRTPSSSPLATVSSASHSIAGSPRDWRLYNSRFYRK; translated from the exons atgtcatTGTTTGGAGCGTTAATGGGCGATTTTGATGATGATCTCGGATTCATGAA CAATCACATGAACCATCACATGAACGCAATGAATATGCAAATGCGGTCAATGAATCGCTTGATGAATTCCTTTATGCCCGATCCGTTCAGTATGCTAGCTCCATCCCCATTTGATCCGGGATTCCAGCAAGGCGCCCTTATGGAACGCAGTCAACAGGCCATGGCTCCTATGGGCGGAGGACTCTTTGGTTTTCCTCCAATGCCTAGTTTCAATCGTTTGCTTAATGGTGCTG ATATGGGCGCTACTAATGGCGCTTCATTTTGTCAAAGCAACGTCATGACCGTATCAACTGGTCCGGACGGACGTCCTCAGATCTATCAGGCTAGTAGCAGCACCAAAACTGGGCCAGGCGGAGTGCGAGAGACACGCAAGACCGTTCAGGATTCGCGTACAGGTGTGAAGAAAATGGCCATTGGCCATCATATTGGCGAGCGCTCGCATATTATCGAAAAGGAGCAGGATCTACGCTCTGGCCAACTGGAGGAGCGTCAGGAATTCATCAATCTAGATGAGGAGGAGGCCGAGCAATTTGATCGCGAGTTCACAACGCGTGCCAATCGTGGAGTCATGCCACATGGTGGTCATCGCGGTGGCATGCGCGCTATACAGGCTCCAGTATCGAGCGGTTCGACTGTAACTATTGAGCCActggatgatgatgatgatgatgattgtgtGATCCAAGAACCATCGCACTCGGGTCGACCCGCATTGCCAGCGCCGCCAACAGCTCCACACAGCAG cgacacagcagcaacaacatcttcGCCTCGTCGCAACGCCGCAATTATCACAAACCCAGCGCCGTCACCCACAGTCTACGGCGTTACAAATAATAACTATTTgggcggaaacggaaatgcatcgtcgtcgtcgcgtcGCGCCTACCTGCGTAACGCACAACATTTGGCCACGCCCCGTCGCCCACTGCGAACACCTTCGTCATCACCGTTGGCCACAGTTTCCAGCGCTAGTCACAGCATTGCCGGCTCGCCAAG agATTGGCGTTTGTATAATTCGCGTTTCTATCGCAAGTAG
- the LOC133840581 gene encoding myeloid leukemia factor isoform X4 has protein sequence MSLFGALMGDFDDDLGFMNNHMNHHMNAMNMQMRSMNRLMNSFMPDPFSMLAPSPFDPGFQQGALMERSQQAMAPMGGGLFGFPPMPSFNRLLNGADMGATNGASFCQSNVMTVSTGPDGRPQIYQASSSTKTGPGGVRETRKTVQDSRTGVKKMAIGHHIGERSHIIEKEQDLRSGQLEERQEFINLDEEEAEQFDREFTTRANRGVMPHGGHRGGMRAIQAPVSSGSTVTIEPLDDDDDDDCVIQEPSHSGRPALPAPPTAPHSSIHPHPYAANHAAARRQQRLKHHHHHQGNGNGGTTEEATEPRIKSAKRSNKPQ, from the exons atgtcatTGTTTGGAGCGTTAATGGGCGATTTTGATGATGATCTCGGATTCATGAA CAATCACATGAACCATCACATGAACGCAATGAATATGCAAATGCGGTCAATGAATCGCTTGATGAATTCCTTTATGCCCGATCCGTTCAGTATGCTAGCTCCATCCCCATTTGATCCGGGATTCCAGCAAGGCGCCCTTATGGAACGCAGTCAACAGGCCATGGCTCCTATGGGCGGAGGACTCTTTGGTTTTCCTCCAATGCCTAGTTTCAATCGTTTGCTTAATGGTGCTG ATATGGGCGCTACTAATGGCGCTTCATTTTGTCAAAGCAACGTCATGACCGTATCAACTGGTCCGGACGGACGTCCTCAGATCTATCAGGCTAGTAGCAGCACCAAAACTGGGCCAGGCGGAGTGCGAGAGACACGCAAGACCGTTCAGGATTCGCGTACAGGTGTGAAGAAAATGGCCATTGGCCATCATATTGGCGAGCGCTCGCATATTATCGAAAAGGAGCAGGATCTACGCTCTGGCCAACTGGAGGAGCGTCAGGAATTCATCAATCTAGATGAGGAGGAGGCCGAGCAATTTGATCGCGAGTTCACAACGCGTGCCAATCGTGGAGTCATGCCACATGGTGGTCATCGCGGTGGCATGCGCGCTATACAGGCTCCAGTATCGAGCGGTTCGACTGTAACTATTGAGCCActggatgatgatgatgatgatgattgtgtGATCCAAGAACCATCGCACTCGGGTCGACCCGCATTGCCAGCGCCGCCAACAGCTCCACACAGCAG TATACATCCACATCCCTATGCTGCAAATCACGCAGCTGCACGCCGTCAACAGCGTCTGAagcaccatcaccatcaccaagGGAATGGCAATGGAGGAACAACAGAAGAAGCAACTGAGCCCCGTATCAAATCGGCGAAGCGGAGCAACAAACCTCAATAA
- the LOC133840581 gene encoding myeloid leukemia factor isoform X2 — MSLFGALMGDFDDDLGFMNNHMNHHMNAMNMQMRSMNRLMNSFMPDPFSMLAPSPFDPGFQQGALMERSQQAMAPMGGGLFGFPPMPSFNRLLNGADMGATNGASFCQSNVMTVSTGPDGRPQIYQASSSTKTGPGGVRETRKTVQDSRTGVKKMAIGHHIGERSHIIEKEQDLRSGQLEERQEFINLDEEEAEQFDREFTTRANRGVMPHGGHRGGMRAIQAPVSSGSTVTIEPLDDDDDDDCVIQEPSHSGRPALPAPPTAPHSSDTAATTSSPRRNAAIITNPAPSPTVYGVTNNNYLGGNGNASSSSRRAYLRNAQHLATPRRPLRTPSSSPLATVSSASHSIAGSPSIHPHPYAANHAAARRQQRLKHHHHHQGNGNGGTTEEATEPRIKSAKRSNKPQ, encoded by the exons atgtcatTGTTTGGAGCGTTAATGGGCGATTTTGATGATGATCTCGGATTCATGAA CAATCACATGAACCATCACATGAACGCAATGAATATGCAAATGCGGTCAATGAATCGCTTGATGAATTCCTTTATGCCCGATCCGTTCAGTATGCTAGCTCCATCCCCATTTGATCCGGGATTCCAGCAAGGCGCCCTTATGGAACGCAGTCAACAGGCCATGGCTCCTATGGGCGGAGGACTCTTTGGTTTTCCTCCAATGCCTAGTTTCAATCGTTTGCTTAATGGTGCTG ATATGGGCGCTACTAATGGCGCTTCATTTTGTCAAAGCAACGTCATGACCGTATCAACTGGTCCGGACGGACGTCCTCAGATCTATCAGGCTAGTAGCAGCACCAAAACTGGGCCAGGCGGAGTGCGAGAGACACGCAAGACCGTTCAGGATTCGCGTACAGGTGTGAAGAAAATGGCCATTGGCCATCATATTGGCGAGCGCTCGCATATTATCGAAAAGGAGCAGGATCTACGCTCTGGCCAACTGGAGGAGCGTCAGGAATTCATCAATCTAGATGAGGAGGAGGCCGAGCAATTTGATCGCGAGTTCACAACGCGTGCCAATCGTGGAGTCATGCCACATGGTGGTCATCGCGGTGGCATGCGCGCTATACAGGCTCCAGTATCGAGCGGTTCGACTGTAACTATTGAGCCActggatgatgatgatgatgatgattgtgtGATCCAAGAACCATCGCACTCGGGTCGACCCGCATTGCCAGCGCCGCCAACAGCTCCACACAGCAG cgacacagcagcaacaacatcttcGCCTCGTCGCAACGCCGCAATTATCACAAACCCAGCGCCGTCACCCACAGTCTACGGCGTTACAAATAATAACTATTTgggcggaaacggaaatgcatcgtcgtcgtcgcgtcGCGCCTACCTGCGTAACGCACAACATTTGGCCACGCCCCGTCGCCCACTGCGAACACCTTCGTCATCACCGTTGGCCACAGTTTCCAGCGCTAGTCACAGCATTGCCGGCTCGCCAAG TATACATCCACATCCCTATGCTGCAAATCACGCAGCTGCACGCCGTCAACAGCGTCTGAagcaccatcaccatcaccaagGGAATGGCAATGGAGGAACAACAGAAGAAGCAACTGAGCCCCGTATCAAATCGGCGAAGCGGAGCAACAAACCTCAATAA